The Oncorhynchus keta strain PuntledgeMale-10-30-2019 chromosome 17, Oket_V2, whole genome shotgun sequence genome has a window encoding:
- the si:dkey-24l11.2 gene encoding uncharacterized protein si:dkey-24l11.2, with the protein MERSPVNSVEVSPESNGDSVSLCHNEEENRNQPAHGGTQVQLCRFYSQGRHCNFGRKCRFLHQRGDSTTLTQGKVDNWTKQRSEQEIQRGTGPHSHPGITPQNPVVDSHGDVGHRLPSKPRAAPTRVERANNRRPCRYFLSGCCTMEDRCHYWHPPQFPLVDDQPIGDGGRPRVPHAPPPSALQVVKLSDLTDNITKQLRDTEIKQLIKRFPKEQLIVQERSDGQVTFYRATVQPTDPDWPFDLKDVDIMVSFPEKYPQEVFTLDIPLDQDLPSVMGRYVEQASLEWLQAKHATNQLMGKVELLFRPFLRWLDRSMERLFTEGARQLKKDMEIAKAGIQFVPYQQLQATVCKEPAADDMPDPVLHTATDEESREEDEEWKKLLYPGCDDNDDDDGGVSDEEDQGKVENIKLSEPRRGTEVKLLGLRLGEGTATVVATQVTVCLQCSRCKVTADLTLNGRNPCTAQCEKCNAGISAAFRPSMLHHYSDVLGYLDLGTAAPVDLVLQDCDLVIVCLNCSKEGPVKNLLYGQSKEFNCQHCHSKLSILVDSTRFQYIPPRKEKNGHSDSSLTYQRNIRDPAIQMGKPLPEKGSCKHYKQSHRWLRFSCCGRAYPCDVCHDEDQDHPMELATRMICGHCCKEQPYSNGKPCVSCGGMMTRGAYTSHWEGGLGCRSKVKMSRNDKHKYANTNKTISRKAASEKK; encoded by the exons ATGGAACGTTCACCTGTAAACAGCGTTGAG GTATCACCAGAGAGCAATGGagattctgtctctctgtgtcacaaTGAGGAAGAGAACAGGAATCAACCAGCACATGGTGGCACTCAAGTCCAGCTGTGTCGTTTCTACTCACAGGGACGGCACTGTAACTTTGGGAGGAAGTGCCGCTTCCTCCATCAAAGAGGAGATTCCACCACCCTCACCCAGGGGAAGGTAGATAACTGGACAAAGCAAAGGTCAGAACAGGAGATCCAAAGAGGGACAGGCCCTCACAGCCACCCTGGAATCACACCGCAGAATCCAGTGGTTGACAGCCATGGAGATGTAGGCCACAGGCTGCCCTCCAAACCAAGGGCTGCTCCAACCAGAGTTGAGAGGGCCAACAATCGCCGGCCCTGTCGCTATTTTCTGTCTGGGTGCTGCACCATGGAAGATAGATGTCACTACTGGCACCCACCACAGTTTCCCCTAGTTGACGACCAGCCTATAGGAGACGGAGGCAGGCCCAGGGTGCCccatgcccccccccccagtgCCCTTCAGGTGGTCAAACTGAGTGACCTGACTGACAATATCACCAAACAGCTACGGGACACTGAGATCAAGCAGCTGATAAAGCGTTTTCCTAAAGAACAGCTTATTGTGCAGGAACGGAGCGATGGCCAAGTCACCTTCTACCGAGCCACAGTACAGCCCACTGATCCAGACTGG CCTTTTGACTTGAAAGACGTTGACATAATGGTGAGCTTTCCGGAAAAGTACCCACAAGAG GTATTTACATTAGATATACCACTGGACCAGGACTTGCCATCAGTTATGGGAAG GTATGTTGAACAAGCCTCACTGGAATGGCTACAGGCTAAACATGCCACCAATCAGCTGATGGGTAAGGTAGAGCTGCTCTTCCGGCCCTTCCTTCGTTGGTTGGATCGCAGCATGGAAAGACTGTTCACTGAGGGAGCCAGGCAG CTGAAAAAAGACATGGAGATAGCAAAGGCCGGAATTCAGTTTGTGCCATACCAGCAGCTCCAGGCAACCGTGTGCAAAGAGCCTGCCGCTGATGACATGCCTGACCCTGTCCTCCACACTGCAACTgatgaggagagcagagaagaagatGAGGAGTGGAAAAAACTATTGTACCCTGGctgtgatgataatgatgatgatgatggtggtgttagTGATGAAGAGGACCAGGGGAAGGTGGAGAATATTAAGCTCAGTGAGCCCCGCAGAGGAACAGAGGTGAAGCTGCTGGGCCTGAGGCTGGGAGAGGGCACGGCGACCGTGGTCGCCACACAGGTCACTGTGTGTCTGCAGTGCAGCAG GTGTAAGGTGACAGCAGACCTGACTCTAAATGGCAGGAACCCCTGCACGGCCCAGTGTGAGAAGTGTAACGCAGGGATCAGTGCTGCTTTCAGACCCAGCATGCTGCACCACTACAGTGACGTCCTGGGCTATCTGGACCTGGGCACTGCTGCTCCTGTGGACCTGGTCCTGCAGGACTGTGATTTGGTTATTGTCTGCCTCAACTGCTCAAAAGAGGGACCTGTGAAG AACCTTTTGTATGGCCAGAGCAAGGAGTTCAACTGTCAGCACTGTCACAGCAAACTCAGCATCCTGGTTGACAGCACACGATTCCAGTACATTCCGCCACGCAAAGAAAAAAACG GGCACAGTGACTCTTCACTGACCTATCAGCGTAACATAAGGGACCCTGCCATACAGATGGGGAAACCACTACCTGAGAAGGGATCCTGCAAACACTACAAACAGAGTCATCGCTGGCTCAG GTTCTCATGCTGTGGCCGGGCCTACCCCTGTGATGTGTGTCATGACGAGGACCAGGACCACCCCATGGAGCTGGCCACCAGGATGATCTGTGGTCACTGCTGTAAAGAGCAG CCGTACAGCAATGGGAAGCCCTGTGTCAGCTGTGGAGGCATGATGACAAGAGGAGCCTACACCAGTCACTGGGAGGGAGGACTGGGCTGCAGGAGCAAAGTCAAAATGAGCAG AAATGATAAACACAAGTATGCCAACACAAACAAAACAATTTCACGGAAAGCAGCCAGCGAAAAGAAATAA
- the LOC118396728 gene encoding cholesterol 25-hydroxylase-like protein 1, member 1 — MSSLCTLQPQASRVTRMLNISKVQLPLQLPTFSRSSDRLLQPLWDYFLFNHYFLISSPFFPVILCFSSYFFSSLPFAVLDLLGDMVPSIHHYKIQQERRPTMGMMAKSFGRAVYNHLIFVLPAVLTQTCFMPSVALPSSAPTVVEVLIDGLAALLLFDTQYYMWHFVHHKHPQLYRWVHAIHHEYMAPFSWNTQQLSIPELVTVGFWSNLDPILLKCHPFTTWCVTIISIWMSVEDHIGYDLPWGLNHLVPFGLLGGAPAHDMHHQKPNSNYAPFFSHWDRLFGTAILPGKITEKKVMYSL; from the coding sequence ATGTCTTCTCTCTGCACATTACAGCCACAGGCATCCAGAGTAACCAGGATGTTGAACATTAGCAAGGTTCAGTTGCCTTTGCAGCTTCCtaccttctccagatcctccGATAGGCTTCTTCAGCCTCTATGGGACTATTTCCTTTTCAACCACTactttctcatctcctctcccttcttccctgTCATACTCTGCTTCTCCAGTTACTTCTTCTCCAGTCTCCCCTTTGCTGTACTAGACCTCCTGGGAGACATGGTCCCCTCCATTCACCACTACAAGATCCAGCAAGAGAGACGTCCAACCATGGGGATGATGGCAAAGAGCTTCGGAAGGGCTGTTTATAACCACTTGATCTTTGTTCTGCCTGCTGTGCTGACTCAGACCTGCTTTATGCCTTCAGTGGCGCTGCCTTCCAGTGCTCCAACTGTGGTAGAGGTTCTCATTGATGGACTTGCTGCCCTTCTTCTTTTTGACACCCAGTACTATATGTGGCACTTTGTGCACCACAAGCATCCACAACTGTATCGGTGGGTCCATGCCATCCACCACGAATACATGGCACCCTTTTCCTGGAACACCCAGCAACTCAGCATTCCAGAACTGGTAACTGTGGGATTCTGGAGCAACCTGGACCCCATCCTGCTGAAATGCCACCCTTTTACTACCTGGTGCGTCACCATCATCAGTATCTGGATGTCAGTGGAGGACCACATAGGCTATGACCTGCCATGGGGTCTCAACCACTTGGTACCATTTGGTCTGTTAGGAGGAGCACCAGCTCATGACATGCACCACCAGAAGCCCAACAGTAACTATGCACCTTTCTTCAGCCACTGGGACAGGCTATTTGGCACTGCCATCCTACCAGGGAAAATAACTGAGAAGAAAGTTATGTATTCACTGTAA
- the kti12 gene encoding protein KTI12 homolog isoform X2 gives MPLIVMCGFPCSGKTRRAVELREYFERNTERKVHNVGDGTLGIEKNAVYADSQNEKNVRGSLRAEAERRINKEDIVILDSLNYIKGYRYELFCLIKHTQTPHCLVYCLTSAEVSSTWNTERDVEEQYTQEILDALVLRFETPDSRNRWDSPLFTIQKEDTLPFEAISDAIFKRKAPPPNQSTQSQPLSSTNFLYELDKVTQDVLMAILNSQKTSVPGDLIAVPGATENIELTRSLNMAELRKLRRQFISYTKMHPTENIEHIANIGCIEVALLV, from the exons ATGCCGCTCATAGTAATGTGTGGTTTTCCATGTAGTGGCAAAACACGAAGAGCGGTGGAATTACGGGAATATTTTGAACGGAATACAGAGAGAAAGGTTCACAATGTAGGAGATGGAACGTTGGGAATTGAGAAGAACGCTGTATACGCAG ATTCTCAGAATGAGAAAAATGTAAGAGGATCTCTAAGAGCTGAAGCAGAGAG GAGAATCAACAAAGAGGATATTGTAATTCTGGATTCATTGAACTATATCAAAG GCTACAGATATGAACTTTTTTGTCtgatcaaacacacacagacgccTCACTGTCTG GTTTATTGTTTGACGTCAGCCGAAGTGAGCTCAACATGGAACACAGAAAGGGATGTTGAAGAGCAGTACACTCAGGAGAT CCTAGATGCGCTGGTGCTGAGATTTGAAACTCCAGACTCCAGGAACAGATGGGACAGTCCACTTTTCACCATTCAGAAAGAAGACACACTTCCATTTGAAGCCATCTCTGATGCCATCTTCAAAAGGAAAGCACCCCCTCCTAACCAGTCGACACAGAGT CAACCACTGTCATCTACAAACTTCTTGTATGAGCTGGACAAAGTCACACAAGATGTGTTGATG GCAATTCTCAACTCCCAGAAGACAAGTGTTCCAGGGGATCTCATTGCTGTTCCAGGAGCTACAGAAAATATA GAACTGACCAGAAGTCTAAACATGGCAGAGCTCCGGAAACTACGACGCCAGTTCATCAGCTACACCAAGATGCACCCGACAGAGAATATTGAACACATTGCTAACAT AGGCTGCATCGAGGTTGCCCTTTTGGTATGA
- the kti12 gene encoding protein KTI12 homolog isoform X3, protein MVLDSQNEKNVRGSLRAEAERRINKEDIVILDSLNYIKGYRYELFCLIKHTQTPHCLVYCLTSAEVSSTWNTERDVEEQYTQEILDALVLRFETPDSRNRWDSPLFTIQKEDTLPFEAISDAIFKRKAPPPNQSTQSQPLSSTNFLYELDKVTQDVLMAILNSQKTSVPGDLIAVPGATENIELTRSLNMAELRKLRRQFISYTKMHPTENIEHIANMFVQYLNKSIH, encoded by the exons ATGGTACTAG ATTCTCAGAATGAGAAAAATGTAAGAGGATCTCTAAGAGCTGAAGCAGAGAG GAGAATCAACAAAGAGGATATTGTAATTCTGGATTCATTGAACTATATCAAAG GCTACAGATATGAACTTTTTTGTCtgatcaaacacacacagacgccTCACTGTCTG GTTTATTGTTTGACGTCAGCCGAAGTGAGCTCAACATGGAACACAGAAAGGGATGTTGAAGAGCAGTACACTCAGGAGAT CCTAGATGCGCTGGTGCTGAGATTTGAAACTCCAGACTCCAGGAACAGATGGGACAGTCCACTTTTCACCATTCAGAAAGAAGACACACTTCCATTTGAAGCCATCTCTGATGCCATCTTCAAAAGGAAAGCACCCCCTCCTAACCAGTCGACACAGAGT CAACCACTGTCATCTACAAACTTCTTGTATGAGCTGGACAAAGTCACACAAGATGTGTTGATG GCAATTCTCAACTCCCAGAAGACAAGTGTTCCAGGGGATCTCATTGCTGTTCCAGGAGCTACAGAAAATATA GAACTGACCAGAAGTCTAAACATGGCAGAGCTCCGGAAACTACGACGCCAGTTCATCAGCTACACCAAGATGCACCCGACAGAGAATATTGAACACATTGCTAACATGTTTGTACAGTATCTAAACAAGAGTATACATTGA
- the kti12 gene encoding protein KTI12 homolog isoform X1, which produces MPLIVMCGFPCSGKTRRAVELREYFERNTERKVHNVGDGTLGIEKNAVYADSQNEKNVRGSLRAEAERRINKEDIVILDSLNYIKGYRYELFCLIKHTQTPHCLVYCLTSAEVSSTWNTERDVEEQYTQEILDALVLRFETPDSRNRWDSPLFTIQKEDTLPFEAISDAIFKRKAPPPNQSTQSQPLSSTNFLYELDKVTQDVLMAILNSQKTSVPGDLIAVPGATENIELTRSLNMAELRKLRRQFISYTKMHPTENIEHIANMFVQYLNKSIH; this is translated from the exons ATGCCGCTCATAGTAATGTGTGGTTTTCCATGTAGTGGCAAAACACGAAGAGCGGTGGAATTACGGGAATATTTTGAACGGAATACAGAGAGAAAGGTTCACAATGTAGGAGATGGAACGTTGGGAATTGAGAAGAACGCTGTATACGCAG ATTCTCAGAATGAGAAAAATGTAAGAGGATCTCTAAGAGCTGAAGCAGAGAG GAGAATCAACAAAGAGGATATTGTAATTCTGGATTCATTGAACTATATCAAAG GCTACAGATATGAACTTTTTTGTCtgatcaaacacacacagacgccTCACTGTCTG GTTTATTGTTTGACGTCAGCCGAAGTGAGCTCAACATGGAACACAGAAAGGGATGTTGAAGAGCAGTACACTCAGGAGAT CCTAGATGCGCTGGTGCTGAGATTTGAAACTCCAGACTCCAGGAACAGATGGGACAGTCCACTTTTCACCATTCAGAAAGAAGACACACTTCCATTTGAAGCCATCTCTGATGCCATCTTCAAAAGGAAAGCACCCCCTCCTAACCAGTCGACACAGAGT CAACCACTGTCATCTACAAACTTCTTGTATGAGCTGGACAAAGTCACACAAGATGTGTTGATG GCAATTCTCAACTCCCAGAAGACAAGTGTTCCAGGGGATCTCATTGCTGTTCCAGGAGCTACAGAAAATATA GAACTGACCAGAAGTCTAAACATGGCAGAGCTCCGGAAACTACGACGCCAGTTCATCAGCTACACCAAGATGCACCCGACAGAGAATATTGAACACATTGCTAACATGTTTGTACAGTATCTAAACAAGAGTATACATTGA